One genomic segment of Terrihabitans soli includes these proteins:
- a CDS encoding tetratricopeptide repeat protein encodes MRRLLFATFLVAAPALAAPPDLPAIEPPFTPPDLPMFPLSSPDAAASPEAPVPEGDLAFGAFQRGEYFLAMNEALKRVAAKEDPGPAMTLIGFIYENGLGFPTDFAKAAEWYALGAKEDDTNSMVALGLLKLEGNGTPKDKKGAADLFKRAADKGDPIGHYNTGLLLLEGDVVLPDHVKAAGHFKIAAEAGNPDAEYAWGSALRSGSGVKEDKALGTEFLSRAAAQGHLDAMAEYAVAMFNGTGVAKNEEGAFKLFQRAALRGHVGAMNRLARCYAVGRGVEADSVLAAAWHMRSRKLGAVDPFLDDLLNGLTDEELKKAEARAAEFAKTGESAALDAPAAKVQ; translated from the coding sequence ATGCGCCGCCTTCTCTTCGCAACCTTCCTGGTTGCGGCGCCGGCGCTCGCAGCGCCCCCCGATCTTCCGGCGATCGAACCGCCCTTTACGCCGCCCGATCTGCCGATGTTTCCGCTGTCATCGCCCGATGCTGCGGCTTCGCCGGAAGCTCCGGTGCCCGAAGGCGACCTCGCCTTCGGCGCGTTCCAGCGCGGCGAATATTTCCTTGCCATGAACGAGGCGTTGAAGCGCGTTGCGGCGAAGGAAGATCCCGGCCCGGCCATGACGCTGATCGGCTTCATCTACGAAAACGGCCTCGGCTTTCCGACGGATTTTGCGAAGGCCGCCGAATGGTATGCGCTCGGCGCCAAAGAGGACGATACCAATTCCATGGTGGCGCTCGGGCTTTTGAAGCTCGAAGGCAATGGCACGCCGAAGGACAAAAAGGGCGCTGCCGATTTGTTCAAGCGCGCGGCGGACAAGGGCGATCCGATCGGTCATTACAATACCGGGCTTCTTTTGCTTGAGGGCGATGTCGTCCTGCCGGATCACGTGAAAGCGGCCGGGCATTTCAAGATCGCGGCGGAAGCCGGAAACCCCGATGCCGAATATGCATGGGGCTCGGCGCTTCGGTCCGGCTCCGGCGTCAAAGAGGACAAAGCCCTCGGCACCGAATTTTTGAGCCGCGCGGCAGCGCAGGGCCACCTCGATGCCATGGCCGAATATGCCGTCGCCATGTTCAACGGCACCGGTGTTGCGAAGAATGAAGAAGGCGCATTCAAGCTGTTCCAGCGCGCCGCGCTCAGAGGGCACGTCGGCGCAATGAACCGCCTTGCCCGCTGCTATGCGGTGGGCCGCGGGGTCGAGGCCGACAGCGTGCTTGCCGCCGCCTGGCATATGCGCTCGAGGAAGCTCGGCGCGGTCGATCCCTTTCTCGATGACCTTCTCAACGGGCTCACCGATGAGGAATTGAAAAAGGCCGAGGCGCGTGCCGCGGAATTCGCCAAGACCGGCGAATCCGCCGCCCTTGACGCTCCCGCCGCCAAGGTCCAGTAA
- a CDS encoding DUF1192 domain-containing protein encodes MPDEDRPIRKVAHEIGQDLYSLSIEDFDERIALLKAEISRLEEARQKKSAQRAAADSVFGPR; translated from the coding sequence ATGCCCGACGAGGACAGACCGATCCGGAAGGTTGCCCACGAGATCGGCCAGGACCTTTATTCCCTGTCGATTGAAGACTTTGACGAGCGTATCGCGCTTCTGAAAGCTGAAATCTCCCGCTTGGAGGAAGCTCGCCAGAAGAAATCGGCGCAGCGCGCCGCCGCCGACAGCGTATTCGGGCCTCGCTGA
- a CDS encoding inositol monophosphatase family protein codes for MPRSPLMNVMIQAATKAGRGMRRDFGEVEQLQVSIKGPSDFVSAADRKAEEILVKELQKARPEIGFLLEEGGAVAGSDASQRFIIDPLDGTTNFLHGIPQFAVSVALEKNSQLIAAVVYNPVNDELFTAERGQGAFLNDRRIRVAARQRLNDCVIGTGVTHRGKGDHDLFGRELKSVQTEVAGIRRMGAASLDLAYLAAGRLDGFWERDLKPWDIAAGILLIREAGGYVTDLNGRDDMFEHGHLCAGNETIHKALLERLKKA; via the coding sequence ATGCCCCGCTCTCCTTTGATGAATGTGATGATTCAGGCTGCGACCAAAGCCGGGCGCGGCATGCGGCGCGATTTCGGCGAGGTCGAGCAGCTTCAGGTTTCGATCAAGGGACCTTCGGATTTCGTCTCCGCAGCCGACCGCAAGGCCGAGGAAATTCTCGTCAAGGAATTGCAGAAGGCGCGGCCCGAGATCGGTTTTCTTCTCGAGGAAGGCGGTGCGGTTGCGGGCTCGGACGCGTCGCAGCGTTTCATCATCGATCCGCTCGACGGCACGACCAACTTCCTGCACGGCATTCCGCAATTTGCCGTGTCCGTCGCGCTGGAGAAGAACAGCCAGCTGATCGCCGCGGTTGTCTACAATCCGGTCAATGACGAGCTCTTCACCGCCGAACGCGGCCAGGGCGCCTTCCTCAACGACCGCCGCATCCGTGTCGCCGCCCGCCAGCGATTGAACGATTGCGTCATCGGCACCGGCGTCACCCATCGCGGCAAAGGCGATCACGATCTCTTCGGCCGCGAGCTGAAATCCGTACAGACCGAAGTCGCCGGCATCCGCCGCATGGGCGCAGCCTCGCTCGATCTCGCTTATCTTGCGGCCGGCCGTCTTGACGGTTTCTGGGAGCGCGATCTGAAGCCCTGGGATATCGCGGCGGGCATTCTGCTGATCCGCGAGGCCGGCGGCTATGTGACCGATCTCAACGGCCGCGACGACATGTTCGAGCACGGCCATCTGTGCGCCGGCAACGAGACCATCCACAAAGCTCTGCTGGAACGCTTGAAGAAGGCGTGA
- the fba gene encoding class II fructose-bisphosphate aldolase (catalyzes the reversible aldol condensation of dihydroxyacetonephosphate and glyceraldehyde 3-phosphate in the Calvin cycle, glycolysis, and/or gluconeogenesis), whose product MARITLRQLLDHAAEHGYGVPAFNINNMEQALAIGAAADKLDAPVIIQASRGARQYANDIMLAKMIDALVEIYPHIPICMHLDHGNNEATCATAIQYGFTSVMMDGSLKADGKTAADYDYNVGITKRVADMAHWAGASVEGELGVLGSLEHGGGEQEDGHGLEGTVSHDQLLTDPDQAVDFVAKTKVDALAIAMGTSHGAYKFSRKPDGDILAMNVIEEIHKRLPTVHLVMHGSSSVPEDLQEIINKYGGQMKPTWGVPVEEIQRGIKHGVRKVNIDTDNRMAITGAIRKVFAENPSEFDPRKYLKPATEAMQKLVSQRLEQFGTAGNASKIKVIPLATMAARYAKGELDPKIAGVAKAAE is encoded by the coding sequence ATGGCCCGTATTACCCTGCGACAGCTTCTCGATCACGCTGCCGAGCACGGCTACGGCGTTCCGGCCTTCAACATCAATAATATGGAACAGGCGCTGGCCATCGGTGCCGCGGCCGACAAGCTGGATGCGCCTGTCATCATCCAGGCCTCGCGCGGCGCTCGCCAATACGCCAACGACATCATGCTGGCGAAGATGATCGACGCCCTCGTCGAGATCTATCCGCACATTCCGATCTGCATGCATCTCGACCACGGCAATAACGAAGCGACCTGCGCCACGGCGATCCAGTACGGCTTCACCTCGGTGATGATGGACGGCTCGCTGAAGGCCGACGGCAAGACGGCGGCCGATTACGACTACAATGTCGGGATCACCAAGCGCGTCGCCGATATGGCGCATTGGGCCGGCGCCTCCGTCGAGGGCGAACTCGGGGTGCTCGGCTCGCTCGAACATGGCGGCGGCGAACAGGAAGACGGCCACGGCCTTGAGGGCACCGTCTCGCACGATCAGCTTCTGACCGATCCGGACCAGGCGGTGGACTTCGTCGCGAAGACGAAAGTCGATGCGCTTGCCATCGCCATGGGCACCTCGCACGGTGCCTATAAATTCTCGAGGAAGCCCGACGGCGATATTCTCGCGATGAATGTCATCGAAGAGATCCACAAGCGCCTGCCGACCGTCCATCTCGTGATGCACGGCTCGTCCTCGGTGCCGGAGGATCTTCAGGAGATCATCAACAAATATGGCGGCCAGATGAAGCCGACCTGGGGCGTGCCGGTCGAAGAAATCCAGCGCGGCATCAAGCACGGCGTGCGCAAGGTGAACATCGACACCGACAACCGCATGGCCATCACCGGCGCCATCCGCAAAGTCTTTGCCGAGAACCCCTCGGAATTCGATCCGCGTAAATACTTGAAGCCCGCGACGGAGGCGATGCAGAAGCTCGTCTCGCAGCGTCTCGAACAGTTCGGCACCGCCGGCAACGCCTCGAAGATCAAGGTGATCCCGCTCGCCACCATGGCCGCCCGCTATGCCAAGGGCGAACTCGATCCGAAGATCGCGGGCGTGGCGAAGGCGGCGGAGTAA
- a CDS encoding cold-shock protein: protein MATTGTVKFYNSQKGFGFIQPETGGPDVFVHATALEQAGIYTLNEGQKVTFEVVSDRGKTKAASLQVEK, encoded by the coding sequence ATGGCTACGACAGGTACTGTTAAATTCTACAACTCGCAGAAGGGCTTCGGCTTCATCCAGCCGGAAACCGGCGGCCCGGACGTGTTCGTCCACGCCACCGCTCTCGAGCAGGCCGGCATCTACACGCTGAACGAAGGCCAGAAGGTCACGTTCGAAGTCGTGTCGGATCGCGGCAAGACCAAGGCCGCGAGCCTGCAGGTCGAGAAGTAA
- a CDS encoding transglutaminase-like domain-containing protein: MRILVGCEMIYELPQATPIIAMLNVHASRVSDLERPDYLTTSPSVPLQGYRDSFGNWCMRFIAPAGTFTIRTDTIVRDSGNPDGQGGDAPEIPVSQLPADTLLFLLGSRYVETDRLSDIAWKLFGHLPPGWSRVQAICDFVHSHIAFAYADSRPTRTAFEAYEEKIGVCRDYAHLALAFIRSLNIPARYCTGYVSDIGLPLPHAPGDFAAWIEVFLGGSWHMFDPRNNDPRVGRILIAYGRDAADVPLTLTFGPNTLTGFKVVTEEAA, translated from the coding sequence ATGCGGATTCTGGTTGGCTGCGAGATGATTTATGAGCTGCCCCAGGCAACGCCCATTATCGCGATGCTCAACGTTCATGCCTCGCGCGTCTCCGACCTCGAACGCCCCGATTATCTGACGACCTCGCCCTCGGTGCCGCTTCAGGGCTATCGCGACAGTTTCGGAAACTGGTGCATGCGCTTCATTGCGCCCGCCGGCACGTTCACCATCCGCACCGATACAATCGTCCGCGACAGCGGCAATCCCGACGGGCAGGGCGGCGACGCGCCGGAAATCCCTGTATCGCAGCTTCCGGCAGACACGCTGCTGTTTCTGCTCGGCAGCCGCTATGTCGAAACCGACAGGCTCAGCGACATTGCCTGGAAGCTGTTCGGCCATTTGCCGCCGGGCTGGTCACGCGTGCAGGCGATCTGCGATTTCGTGCACAGCCATATCGCCTTTGCCTATGCGGATTCACGGCCGACCCGCACCGCGTTCGAGGCCTATGAAGAAAAGATCGGCGTCTGCCGCGATTACGCGCATCTGGCTTTGGCGTTCATCCGCAGCCTCAATATTCCGGCGCGGTACTGCACCGGCTATGTCTCGGATATAGGCCTGCCGCTGCCGCATGCGCCGGGCGATTTCGCCGCCTGGATCGAGGTTTTTCTCGGCGGCAGCTGGCACATGTTCGATCCGCGCAACAACGATCCGCGCGTCGGCCGCATCCTCATCGCCTATGGGCGCGATGCCGCCGATGTGCCGCTGACCCTGACGTTCGGGCCCAACACGCTGACGGGGTTCAAGGTCGTGACGGAAGAGGCAGCTTAA
- a CDS encoding YdcH family protein translates to MTEEQDDESALRAELSRLEEEHRDLDGAIFALERLGTGDRLQVQRLKKRKLHLKDRISHIEDALTPDIIA, encoded by the coding sequence ATGACCGAGGAACAGGACGACGAAAGCGCGCTGCGCGCCGAACTGTCCCGCCTCGAAGAGGAGCATCGCGATCTCGACGGCGCGATCTTTGCGCTCGAGCGCCTGGGTACGGGCGACCGGCTGCAGGTTCAGCGTCTGAAAAAGAGAAAGCTCCACCTCAAAGACCGCATCTCGCATATCGAAGACGCGCTGACGCCGGACATTATCGCCTGA
- a CDS encoding YdcH family protein, with protein MSIASHLSALENKHKTLERQIEDELSRPSANETRLAELKRQKLKLKDEITRLKTAPPGETLH; from the coding sequence ATGTCGATAGCTTCGCATCTTTCAGCGCTTGAGAATAAGCACAAGACGCTCGAACGGCAGATCGAAGACGAACTCTCCCGCCCTTCAGCCAATGAAACCCGCCTTGCGGAACTGAAGCGGCAAAAGCTCAAGCTTAAGGACGAGATCACTCGCCTGAAGACGGCCCCGCCCGGCGAGACCCTTCACTAA
- a CDS encoding ABC transporter transmembrane domain-containing protein, whose product MVRPDLAMTETPPAPKNRRLRPLLALAPFALRDKGRIALAFLALVVASAATLVVPVAVGRVVDFGFSAGQAELVNLYFGAMVAVAALLAGASASRYYLVMTLGERVVADVRSSVLAHLTKLSPNFYDDARSGELVSRLAADTTLIKSTFGASASVALRNMFLFFGAAIMMVVTSPRLSALVLIAIPLIVLPLVAFGRAVQRRSRTAQDTLADASALAGEAIGAMRTVQAFTAESQLSGRFDAAVQRAYRGARDATATRAVLTAVVIFLVFASVVAILWWGATDVIAGRMSAGLLSQFVLYAVFAAGALGEISQVWGDVSQAAGAAERLDELLQVEPQIESPKNSTPLPVPAKGAISFEDIRFAYPARPHSTVLNGVSFRVQPGQTIALVGPSGAGKSTLFHLLLRFYDPAEGRVLIDGVDVRSADLFELRSRMALVPQDPVVFAATARDNIRFGHPDASDAAVEAAARDAAADGFLRALPEGYDTEVGERGVTLSGGQRQRLAIARAILRDAPILLLDEATSALDAESEALVQDALHRLMKGKTTLVVAHRLATVLKADRILVIDEGRIVEQGTHAELVAKDGLYARLAHLQFA is encoded by the coding sequence ATGGTCCGCCCGGACCTTGCGATGACCGAGACCCCGCCTGCCCCCAAGAACCGCCGCCTGCGGCCCCTGCTGGCGCTTGCGCCCTTCGCCCTGCGCGATAAAGGCCGGATTGCGCTGGCCTTTCTGGCCTTGGTCGTGGCCTCGGCGGCAACCCTTGTCGTGCCCGTGGCCGTCGGCCGCGTGGTCGATTTCGGCTTTTCGGCCGGGCAGGCCGAACTCGTAAACCTCTATTTCGGGGCGATGGTCGCGGTGGCGGCCCTCCTCGCCGGGGCTTCCGCCTCCCGCTACTATTTGGTCATGACGCTCGGCGAGCGCGTCGTCGCCGATGTGCGGTCTTCGGTCCTCGCCCATCTCACAAAGCTCTCTCCGAATTTTTATGACGATGCGCGCTCGGGCGAACTCGTCTCGCGCCTTGCCGCCGACACGACGCTGATCAAATCGACCTTCGGCGCCTCGGCCTCTGTTGCGCTGCGCAACATGTTCCTCTTCTTCGGCGCGGCGATCATGATGGTCGTGACGAGCCCGCGCCTCTCCGCCCTCGTCCTCATCGCCATTCCGCTCATTGTCCTGCCGCTCGTTGCGTTCGGCAGAGCCGTGCAGCGCCGCTCGCGCACCGCACAGGACACTTTGGCGGATGCATCGGCGCTGGCGGGCGAAGCCATCGGTGCGATGCGCACCGTCCAGGCCTTCACCGCCGAGAGCCAATTGTCCGGACGTTTCGACGCCGCGGTCCAGCGTGCCTATCGCGGCGCACGCGATGCGACGGCAACGCGCGCCGTGCTCACCGCCGTCGTCATCTTCCTTGTTTTCGCCAGCGTGGTTGCGATCCTCTGGTGGGGCGCGACAGATGTCATTGCCGGCCGCATGAGCGCAGGGCTTCTCAGCCAGTTCGTGCTCTATGCGGTCTTCGCCGCGGGTGCGCTCGGCGAAATCTCACAGGTTTGGGGCGATGTCAGCCAGGCCGCGGGCGCGGCCGAGCGTCTTGACGAATTGCTGCAGGTCGAGCCGCAGATCGAAAGCCCCAAAAATTCGACGCCGCTTCCCGTTCCGGCAAAAGGCGCGATCAGTTTCGAGGACATCCGCTTCGCCTATCCGGCCCGCCCGCATTCGACGGTGCTGAACGGCGTGTCGTTCCGCGTCCAACCGGGACAGACGATTGCGCTTGTCGGCCCGTCCGGCGCCGGCAAGTCGACGCTCTTTCATCTTCTGCTGCGCTTTTACGATCCCGCCGAAGGACGCGTTCTCATCGACGGCGTCGATGTGCGCAGCGCGGATCTGTTCGAACTGCGCTCGCGCATGGCGCTCGTGCCGCAGGATCCGGTCGTCTTCGCCGCAACGGCGCGCGACAATATCCGCTTCGGACATCCCGATGCGTCGGATGCAGCCGTTGAGGCTGCGGCGCGCGATGCCGCCGCCGACGGGTTCCTCCGCGCGCTGCCGGAAGGCTATGACACCGAAGTCGGTGAGCGCGGCGTGACGCTTTCGGGCGGCCAGCGCCAGCGTCTCGCCATTGCCCGCGCCATCCTGCGCGATGCGCCGATTCTTCTTCTGGATGAAGCGACCTCGGCGCTCGACGCCGAGAGTGAGGCCCTCGTTCAGGACGCGCTGCACCGGCTGATGAAGGGTAAGACGACGCTTGTCGTCGCACATCGCCTTGCGACCGTGCTCAAGGCCGACCGCATTCTCGTCATCGATGAGGGCCGCATCGTCGAACAGGGCACGCATGCCGAACTCGTCGCAAAGGACGGGTTATATGCGCGCCTTGCGCATCTGCAGTTTGCGTAA
- a CDS encoding DUF1013 domain-containing protein — protein MATAPLMPKATAVWLVDNTSLSFAQIADFCHLHELEVKAIADGDAAQGIRGIDPISGGQLAREEVEKAEKDPAYRLKVLESKVRLPEVKRRKGPRYTPVSRRHDRPNAILWLLRNHPELKDSQIMRLVGTTKSTIQTIRERTHWNIATMTPIDPVALGLCSQLDLDFEVNKASKNAPPRPEGEEIGGQTLLPAEVTTAPGSQPFADFEPSERRRDEEEKIDADSVFAKLKNLRRDDEDEQ, from the coding sequence ATGGCCACAGCGCCCCTCATGCCGAAGGCAACGGCCGTCTGGCTCGTCGACAACACCAGTCTGTCGTTCGCCCAGATCGCGGATTTCTGCCATCTGCACGAGCTTGAGGTGAAGGCCATCGCCGACGGCGACGCCGCCCAGGGCATTCGCGGCATCGACCCGATTTCGGGCGGCCAGCTGGCCCGCGAAGAGGTCGAGAAGGCGGAGAAGGATCCGGCCTACCGGCTGAAGGTTCTGGAAAGCAAAGTGCGCCTTCCCGAGGTCAAGCGCCGCAAGGGCCCGCGCTACACCCCGGTCTCGCGCCGCCATGACCGTCCGAACGCCATTCTCTGGCTGCTCCGCAATCATCCGGAGCTGAAGGACAGCCAGATCATGCGTCTCGTCGGCACGACGAAATCGACTATCCAGACGATCCGTGAGCGCACGCACTGGAACATCGCGACCATGACGCCGATCGATCCGGTGGCGCTGGGCCTGTGCTCGCAGCTCGATCTCGATTTTGAAGTGAACAAGGCTTCGAAGAACGCTCCGCCGCGCCCCGAGGGTGAGGAAATCGGCGGCCAGACGCTGCTGCCGGCGGAAGTTACAACGGCGCCGGGCAGCCAGCCCTTTGCCGATTTCGAGCCGAGCGAGCGCCGCCGCGACGAAGAAGAAAAGATCGACGCCGACTCGGTCTTCGCCAAACTCAAAAATCTGCGCCGCGACGACGAAGACGAGCAGTAG
- a CDS encoding thiamine phosphate synthase, giving the protein MADTPSRLMLISPPLGADADFGAPLAAALSAAPFAAVVLRTDYGADERALLKMLKPLIEAVQAAGAAALIEGSADLVGKSGADGLHVLGDKQAREAISRFKPDKIVGAGGLRTKDAAMSAGEVNTDYVLFGDPGKGGDVPLDIVVERCGWWAEIFTTPCVGQAETFDSVAPIAATRADFVALGAFVWTHKDGPAAAVKAAAEQIPALESAP; this is encoded by the coding sequence ATGGCCGATACCCCTTCCCGCCTTATGCTGATCTCTCCGCCGCTCGGGGCCGATGCCGATTTTGGCGCGCCTTTGGCCGCCGCCCTGTCGGCCGCGCCGTTTGCGGCGGTGGTCCTGCGCACCGATTACGGCGCGGATGAGCGCGCGCTTTTGAAAATGCTCAAACCCCTGATCGAAGCGGTTCAGGCCGCAGGCGCTGCCGCCCTGATCGAGGGCTCTGCCGATCTCGTCGGCAAATCGGGAGCCGACGGGCTGCATGTGCTCGGCGACAAACAGGCGCGCGAGGCGATATCGCGCTTCAAGCCGGACAAGATCGTCGGTGCGGGTGGTTTGCGCACAAAAGACGCGGCGATGAGCGCCGGCGAAGTGAACACCGATTACGTCCTCTTCGGCGATCCCGGCAAAGGCGGAGACGTGCCGCTCGATATTGTCGTCGAACGCTGCGGCTGGTGGGCCGAGATCTTCACGACGCCCTGTGTCGGCCAGGCGGAAACCTTCGATTCCGTTGCGCCCATCGCCGCAACGCGCGCCGACTTCGTCGCGCTCGGCGCTTTCGTATGGACACATAAGGACGGTCCGGCCGCGGCCGTCAAAGCCGCAGCCGAACAGATACCGGCGCTCGAGTCCGCGCCGTGA
- a CDS encoding peptidoglycan -binding protein: MARRSRRERHVDYWPGFVDALATLLMVIIFLLSVFVVAQFVLSREVSSRDTALDRLNMQIAELTDSLAMERSSKRSMQDELAALSASLATAEAERKRLQGERDGAASGAGQAQTLSTELDQQKDISSRALAQVELLNQQISALRRQIAALEDALEASEARGRESQAKIADLGSRLNVALAQRVQELARYRSDFFGRLREILANRPDIRIEGDRFVFPSEVFFDVGSAAISPSGLSQLDKLAEALRALEGQIPPEIKWVLRVDGHTDKRPQFSAQFPSNWELSAGRAIAVVKYLVSKGISPQHLVAAGFGEFQPLDTGTTEEAFARNRRLELKLTER; the protein is encoded by the coding sequence ATGGCGCGGAGGTCGCGCCGCGAGCGCCATGTCGATTACTGGCCGGGCTTTGTCGATGCGCTTGCGACGCTGCTCATGGTCATCATCTTTCTGCTGTCGGTCTTCGTCGTTGCGCAATTTGTTCTGTCGCGCGAAGTCTCGAGCCGCGATACCGCACTCGACCGGCTGAATATGCAGATCGCGGAACTGACGGATTCGCTTGCCATGGAGCGCTCGTCGAAGCGCTCGATGCAGGACGAACTTGCGGCGCTTTCCGCCTCGCTTGCCACGGCCGAGGCCGAACGCAAGAGACTGCAGGGCGAGCGCGACGGTGCGGCGAGCGGTGCGGGCCAAGCGCAGACTCTCTCGACCGAACTCGATCAGCAGAAAGACATCTCAAGCCGCGCTCTGGCGCAGGTCGAACTTCTCAACCAGCAGATTTCGGCGCTGCGCCGCCAGATCGCCGCGCTCGAAGATGCGCTCGAAGCGTCTGAGGCGCGCGGCCGTGAAAGCCAGGCGAAGATTGCCGATCTCGGCTCCCGCCTGAATGTGGCGCTTGCGCAGCGCGTGCAGGAGCTTGCGCGCTATCGCTCCGACTTCTTCGGCCGGTTGCGCGAAATTCTCGCCAATCGTCCGGATATTCGCATCGAAGGCGACCGTTTCGTCTTTCCGTCGGAAGTCTTTTTCGATGTCGGCTCGGCGGCGATCTCGCCGTCCGGTCTTTCGCAGCTCGACAAGCTGGCGGAAGCATTGCGCGCGCTTGAGGGACAGATCCCGCCTGAAATCAAATGGGTCCTGCGCGTCGACGGTCATACAGACAAGCGCCCGCAGTTCTCGGCGCAATTTCCGTCGAACTGGGAGCTGTCGGCCGGCCGCGCCATCGCGGTCGTAAAATATCTCGTCTCTAAGGGCATCTCGCCCCAGCATCTCGTCGCCGCCGGCTTCGGTGAATTCCAGCCGCTCGATACCGGAACGACCGAAGAAGCTTTTGCGCGCAACCGGCGCCTGGAGCTGAAGCTGACGGAACGCTGA
- the rpmE gene encoding 50S ribosomal protein L31: MKSGIHPDYHFIKIVMTDGTEYQTRSTYGKEGDSLQLDIDSKTHPAWTGGEQKLLDRAGRVSKFSAKFGSIGAAKPR; encoded by the coding sequence ATGAAAAGCGGAATTCACCCGGACTACCATTTCATCAAGATCGTGATGACCGACGGCACCGAGTATCAGACCCGGTCGACCTACGGCAAAGAGGGTGACTCCCTCCAGCTCGACATCGATTCCAAGACCCATCCGGCCTGGACCGGCGGCGAGCAGAAGCTTCTGGACCGCGCCGGCCGCGTGTCGAAGTTCTCGGCCAAGTTCGGCTCGATCGGCGCCGCCAAGCCGCGCTGA
- a CDS encoding DUF1465 family protein, giving the protein MSETSENLTDEGFVSFGQKLVSSESFRTLFREGMALVEETAAYLDGEGREESRKLARAAALAYATESMRLTTRLMQIASWLLIQRAANEGEMNQEQARQEKQKVKLTTGRSTVAIETFESLPERLRELVDRTERLQGRVLMLENQINGKAEEPVRSNPIESQLALLRTAFTGA; this is encoded by the coding sequence ATGAGTGAGACGTCCGAAAACCTGACCGATGAGGGCTTCGTTTCCTTCGGCCAGAAGCTCGTTTCTTCCGAAAGCTTCCGCACGCTGTTCCGCGAGGGCATGGCTCTGGTCGAAGAAACGGCTGCCTATCTCGACGGAGAAGGCCGTGAGGAGAGCCGCAAGCTCGCCCGCGCTGCCGCGCTCGCTTACGCGACCGAAAGCATGCGTCTCACCACCCGCCTGATGCAGATTGCGTCCTGGCTCCTGATCCAGCGCGCCGCCAATGAAGGCGAGATGAACCAGGAACAGGCCCGTCAGGAAAAGCAGAAAGTGAAGCTGACGACCGGCCGCTCGACCGTCGCCATCGAGACCTTTGAGAGCCTGCCGGAACGGCTGCGCGAGCTTGTCGACCGCACCGAACGCCTGCAGGGCCGCGTTCTGATGCTGGAAAACCAGATCAACGGCAAAGCCGAAGAGCCCGTGCGCTCCAACCCGATCGAAAGCCAGCTCGCGCTTCTGCGCACGGCTTTCACCGGCGCCTGA